A region of Lathamus discolor isolate bLatDis1 chromosome 14, bLatDis1.hap1, whole genome shotgun sequence DNA encodes the following proteins:
- the TRPV3 gene encoding transient receptor potential cation channel subfamily V member 3 isoform X4 codes for MIKDNTEIIPLMGKKTNPSGIPPSNQQEKKPTESTPTKKSSHFFLEIDGFESNATPNNTSPPVFSKPMDSNIRPCASGNGEDMDSPQSLQDDATEYSPNVDSCCANISQGPEQTSARKKLKKYIFRAVSEGNIEELQCLLTELKERSNACMNMAVPDYLMKKFTASDTGKTCLMKALLNINQNTNEIVNMLLSFAEENGILERFINAAYTEEAYKGQTALNIAIERRQYEITRSLIEKGADVNAHAQGIFFNPKHKHEGFYFGETALALAACTNQPDIIQLLMENTRTNITSQDSRGNNILHALVTVAEDFKTQNDFVIRMYDMILLKSKARNLETTRNKEGLTPLQLAAKTGKLEILKYILSREIRDKPNRSLSRKFTDWAYGPVQSSLYDLTELDTTADNSVLEIIVYNTNIGNRHEMLTLEPLNSLLRMKWKKFARHMFFMSCWFYFLYNVTLTLVSYHRPNENEAAPYPLALTRGVGWLQLSGQVMVMLGAIFLAIKESVAIFLLRPSDLQSILSDAWFHFAFFIQALLVIFSVFLYLFSYKEHLVCLVLAMALGWANMLYFTRGFQSMGIYSVMIQKVILHDVIKFLVVYIVFLLGFGVGKYYWRKALMLCVSKNFSIIMNKNPIVMMRAHVGISSGY; via the exons TTCACACTTTTTTCTGGAGATTGATGGTTTTGAAAGCAATGCGACTCCAAATAATACATCTCCCCCTGTGTTTTCAAAACCAATGGATTCAAATATTCGTCCATG TGCATCTGGAAATGGGGAAGATATGGACTCTCCACAGTCTCTTCAGGATGATGCAACTGAATATAGCCCTAATGTAGACAGCTGCTG TGCTAACATATCACAAGGACCTGAGCAGACCAGTGCCCggaagaagctgaaaaaatacatatttcgGGCTGTATCTGAGGGGAATATTGAAGAATTGCAATGTCTGCTCACCGAGCTGAAGGAACGATCAAACGCCTGTATGAACATGGCTGTGCCAG ATTATCTGATGAAAAAATTCACAGCTTCAGATACTGGCAAAACTTGTCTGATGAAAGCTCTGCTGAACATCAACCAAAACACAAATGAGATAGTGAATATGCTACTAtcctttgcagaagaaaacGGTATTTTGGAGAGATTTATCAATGCAGCATACACAGAAGAGGCATATAAAG GCCAGACAGCCCTAAATATTGCCATTGAAAGAAGACAGTATGAAATAACTCGGAGCCTAATAGAAAAAGGAGCTGATGTCAATGCTCACGCCCAGGGTATTTTCTTTAATCCCAAACATAAACATGAAGGCTTTTATTTTG GTGAAACTGCATTGGCATTAGCTGCATGTACCAATCAACCAGACATAATTCAACTGCTAATGGAGAATACAAGGACTAATATTACTTCTCAGGATTCCAGAGGAAACAATATCCTCCATGCATTAGTTACTGTGGCAGAGGACTTTAAAACCCAGAATGACTTTGTAATCAGAATGTATGATATGATTTTGTTGAAAAGTAAAGCCAGAAATTTGGAAACTACAAGGAATAAAGAGGGTTTGACGCCACTACAATTAGCTGCAAAAACCGGGAAATTAGAG ATTCTGAAATACATCCTGAGCAGAGAGATAAGAGATAAGCCTAACAGGAGCCTGTCAAGAAAATTCACAGACTGGGCTTATGGTCCTGTTCAATCTTCTCTTTATGATCTGACAGAACTAGATACCACTGCAGACAATTCAGTATTGGAAATTATAGTCTATAATACAAATATTGGT AACCGTCATGAAATGCTGACTTTGGAGCCCCTGAATTCACTCCTGCGAATGAAATGGAAGAAGTTTGCACGGCACATGTTCTTTATGtcatgctggttttatttcctatACAATGTAACTTTAACATTGGTTTCCTACCACAGGCCTAATGAAAATGAA GCTGCACCTTATCCACTAGCTTTAACACGCGGTGTGGGATGGCTGCAGTTATCGGGACAGGTGATGGTTATGTTAGGAGCAATATTTTTAGCCATAAAAGAG AGTGTAGCCATCTTTCTGCTTAGGCCTTCAGACCTACAGTCAATTCTCTCTGATGCGTGGTTCCACTTTGCGTT ttttataCAAGCTTTGCTTGTGATCTTCTCTGTCTTTTTGTACTTGTTTTCCTACAAAGAACACCTCGTGTGTCTTGTTTTGGCAATGGCCCTGGGATGGGCTAATATGCTCTATTTCACCAGAGGTTTCCAGTCCATGGGTATTTACAGTGTTATGATTCAAAAg gtCATCCTGCATGATGTGATAAAATTTTTAGTTGTCTATATCGTGTTTTTGCTGGGATTTGGCGTAGGTAAATATTACTGGAGAAAAGCACTGATGCTCTGTGTGAGTAAAAATTTTAGCATTATTATGAATAAGAACCCTATTGTCATGATGAGAGCTCATGTTGGGATTTCTTCTGGATATTAA
- the TRPV3 gene encoding transient receptor potential cation channel subfamily V member 3 isoform X1 yields MIKDNTEIIPLMGKKTNPSGIPPSNQQEKKPTESTPTKKSSHFFLEIDGFESNATPNNTSPPVFSKPMDSNIRPCASGNGEDMDSPQSLQDDATEYSPNVDSCCANISQGPEQTSARKKLKKYIFRAVSEGNIEELQCLLTELKERSNACMNMAVPDYLMKKFTASDTGKTCLMKALLNINQNTNEIVNMLLSFAEENGILERFINAAYTEEAYKGQTALNIAIERRQYEITRSLIEKGADVNAHAQGIFFNPKHKHEGFYFGETALALAACTNQPDIIQLLMENTRTNITSQDSRGNNILHALVTVAEDFKTQNDFVIRMYDMILLKSKARNLETTRNKEGLTPLQLAAKTGKLEILKYILSREIRDKPNRSLSRKFTDWAYGPVQSSLYDLTELDTTADNSVLEIIVYNTNIGNRHEMLTLEPLNSLLRMKWKKFARHMFFMSCWFYFLYNVTLTLVSYHRPNENEAAPYPLALTRGVGWLQLSGQVMVMLGAIFLAIKESVAIFLLRPSDLQSILSDAWFHFAFFIQALLVIFSVFLYLFSYKEHLVCLVLAMALGWANMLYFTRGFQSMGIYSVMIQKVILHDVIKFLVVYIVFLLGFGVALAALIETCQDGNECHSNSSLGPVLMDLFKLTLGLGDLEIQQNSKYPVLFLLLLITYVVLTFVLLLNMLIALMGETVEDISKESEHIWKLQRARTILEFEKFLPKRLRKKFQLGERCKVAENDTRVCLRINEVKWTEWKTHVSFINEDPGPTDPSKSQDNSRTNSKTTLNTFEEMDDLPETSV; encoded by the exons TTCACACTTTTTTCTGGAGATTGATGGTTTTGAAAGCAATGCGACTCCAAATAATACATCTCCCCCTGTGTTTTCAAAACCAATGGATTCAAATATTCGTCCATG TGCATCTGGAAATGGGGAAGATATGGACTCTCCACAGTCTCTTCAGGATGATGCAACTGAATATAGCCCTAATGTAGACAGCTGCTG TGCTAACATATCACAAGGACCTGAGCAGACCAGTGCCCggaagaagctgaaaaaatacatatttcgGGCTGTATCTGAGGGGAATATTGAAGAATTGCAATGTCTGCTCACCGAGCTGAAGGAACGATCAAACGCCTGTATGAACATGGCTGTGCCAG ATTATCTGATGAAAAAATTCACAGCTTCAGATACTGGCAAAACTTGTCTGATGAAAGCTCTGCTGAACATCAACCAAAACACAAATGAGATAGTGAATATGCTACTAtcctttgcagaagaaaacGGTATTTTGGAGAGATTTATCAATGCAGCATACACAGAAGAGGCATATAAAG GCCAGACAGCCCTAAATATTGCCATTGAAAGAAGACAGTATGAAATAACTCGGAGCCTAATAGAAAAAGGAGCTGATGTCAATGCTCACGCCCAGGGTATTTTCTTTAATCCCAAACATAAACATGAAGGCTTTTATTTTG GTGAAACTGCATTGGCATTAGCTGCATGTACCAATCAACCAGACATAATTCAACTGCTAATGGAGAATACAAGGACTAATATTACTTCTCAGGATTCCAGAGGAAACAATATCCTCCATGCATTAGTTACTGTGGCAGAGGACTTTAAAACCCAGAATGACTTTGTAATCAGAATGTATGATATGATTTTGTTGAAAAGTAAAGCCAGAAATTTGGAAACTACAAGGAATAAAGAGGGTTTGACGCCACTACAATTAGCTGCAAAAACCGGGAAATTAGAG ATTCTGAAATACATCCTGAGCAGAGAGATAAGAGATAAGCCTAACAGGAGCCTGTCAAGAAAATTCACAGACTGGGCTTATGGTCCTGTTCAATCTTCTCTTTATGATCTGACAGAACTAGATACCACTGCAGACAATTCAGTATTGGAAATTATAGTCTATAATACAAATATTGGT AACCGTCATGAAATGCTGACTTTGGAGCCCCTGAATTCACTCCTGCGAATGAAATGGAAGAAGTTTGCACGGCACATGTTCTTTATGtcatgctggttttatttcctatACAATGTAACTTTAACATTGGTTTCCTACCACAGGCCTAATGAAAATGAA GCTGCACCTTATCCACTAGCTTTAACACGCGGTGTGGGATGGCTGCAGTTATCGGGACAGGTGATGGTTATGTTAGGAGCAATATTTTTAGCCATAAAAGAG AGTGTAGCCATCTTTCTGCTTAGGCCTTCAGACCTACAGTCAATTCTCTCTGATGCGTGGTTCCACTTTGCGTT ttttataCAAGCTTTGCTTGTGATCTTCTCTGTCTTTTTGTACTTGTTTTCCTACAAAGAACACCTCGTGTGTCTTGTTTTGGCAATGGCCCTGGGATGGGCTAATATGCTCTATTTCACCAGAGGTTTCCAGTCCATGGGTATTTACAGTGTTATGATTCAAAAg gtCATCCTGCATGATGTGATAAAATTTTTAGTTGTCTATATCGTGTTTTTGCTGGGATTTGGCGTAG CTCTTGCTGCATTGATTGAAACTTGCCAAGATGGCAATGAATGCCATTCCAACAGCAGTCTGGGACCCGTTCTGATGGATCTTTTTAAGCTCACCCTAGGACTGGGTGATCTGGAGATCCAGCAAAATTCAAAGTATCCTGTACTATTTCTTCTGCTCCTTATAACTTATGTTGTGTTGACTTTTGTTCTTCTCTTGAACATGCTGATTGCGTTAATGGGAGAAACAGTGGAAGATATTTCTAAAGAGAGTGAGCACATCTGGAAACTTCAG AGAGCCAGAACTATTTTGGAATTTGAAAAATTCTTACCAAAACGTTTGAGGAAAAAATTCCAACTGGGAGAACGGTGTAAAGTGGCTGAAAATGACACCAGGGTGTGTTTAAG GATAAATGAAGTGAAATGGACCGAGTGGAAAACACATGTTTCATTTATTAATGAAGATCCAGGGCCAACAG ATCCAAGCAAAAGTCAAGATAATTCAAGAACTAATAGCAAAACCACCCTGAATACATTTGAAGAAATGGATGATTTGCCTGAAACGTCTGTTTAG
- the TRPV3 gene encoding transient receptor potential cation channel subfamily V member 3 isoform X2 — protein MIKDNTEIIPLMGKKTNPSGIPPSNQQEKKPTESTPTKKSSHFFLEIDGFESNATPNNTSPPVFSKPMDSNIRPCASGNGEDMDSPQSLQDDATEYSPNVDSCCANISQGPEQTSARKKLKKYIFRAVSEGNIEELQCLLTELKERSNACMNMAVPDYLMKKFTASDTGKTCLMKALLNINQNTNEIVNMLLSFAEENGILERFINAAYTEEAYKGQTALNIAIERRQYEITRSLIEKGADVNAHAQGIFFNPKHKHEGFYFGETALALAACTNQPDIIQLLMENTRTNITSQDSRGNNILHALVTVAEDFKTQNDFVIRMYDMILLKSKARNLETTRNKEGLTPLQLAAKTGKLENRHEMLTLEPLNSLLRMKWKKFARHMFFMSCWFYFLYNVTLTLVSYHRPNENEAAPYPLALTRGVGWLQLSGQVMVMLGAIFLAIKESVAIFLLRPSDLQSILSDAWFHFAFFIQALLVIFSVFLYLFSYKEHLVCLVLAMALGWANMLYFTRGFQSMGIYSVMIQKVILHDVIKFLVVYIVFLLGFGVALAALIETCQDGNECHSNSSLGPVLMDLFKLTLGLGDLEIQQNSKYPVLFLLLLITYVVLTFVLLLNMLIALMGETVEDISKESEHIWKLQRARTILEFEKFLPKRLRKKFQLGERCKVAENDTRVCLRINEVKWTEWKTHVSFINEDPGPTDPSKSQDNSRTNSKTTLNTFEEMDDLPETSV, from the exons TTCACACTTTTTTCTGGAGATTGATGGTTTTGAAAGCAATGCGACTCCAAATAATACATCTCCCCCTGTGTTTTCAAAACCAATGGATTCAAATATTCGTCCATG TGCATCTGGAAATGGGGAAGATATGGACTCTCCACAGTCTCTTCAGGATGATGCAACTGAATATAGCCCTAATGTAGACAGCTGCTG TGCTAACATATCACAAGGACCTGAGCAGACCAGTGCCCggaagaagctgaaaaaatacatatttcgGGCTGTATCTGAGGGGAATATTGAAGAATTGCAATGTCTGCTCACCGAGCTGAAGGAACGATCAAACGCCTGTATGAACATGGCTGTGCCAG ATTATCTGATGAAAAAATTCACAGCTTCAGATACTGGCAAAACTTGTCTGATGAAAGCTCTGCTGAACATCAACCAAAACACAAATGAGATAGTGAATATGCTACTAtcctttgcagaagaaaacGGTATTTTGGAGAGATTTATCAATGCAGCATACACAGAAGAGGCATATAAAG GCCAGACAGCCCTAAATATTGCCATTGAAAGAAGACAGTATGAAATAACTCGGAGCCTAATAGAAAAAGGAGCTGATGTCAATGCTCACGCCCAGGGTATTTTCTTTAATCCCAAACATAAACATGAAGGCTTTTATTTTG GTGAAACTGCATTGGCATTAGCTGCATGTACCAATCAACCAGACATAATTCAACTGCTAATGGAGAATACAAGGACTAATATTACTTCTCAGGATTCCAGAGGAAACAATATCCTCCATGCATTAGTTACTGTGGCAGAGGACTTTAAAACCCAGAATGACTTTGTAATCAGAATGTATGATATGATTTTGTTGAAAAGTAAAGCCAGAAATTTGGAAACTACAAGGAATAAAGAGGGTTTGACGCCACTACAATTAGCTGCAAAAACCGGGAAATTAGAG AACCGTCATGAAATGCTGACTTTGGAGCCCCTGAATTCACTCCTGCGAATGAAATGGAAGAAGTTTGCACGGCACATGTTCTTTATGtcatgctggttttatttcctatACAATGTAACTTTAACATTGGTTTCCTACCACAGGCCTAATGAAAATGAA GCTGCACCTTATCCACTAGCTTTAACACGCGGTGTGGGATGGCTGCAGTTATCGGGACAGGTGATGGTTATGTTAGGAGCAATATTTTTAGCCATAAAAGAG AGTGTAGCCATCTTTCTGCTTAGGCCTTCAGACCTACAGTCAATTCTCTCTGATGCGTGGTTCCACTTTGCGTT ttttataCAAGCTTTGCTTGTGATCTTCTCTGTCTTTTTGTACTTGTTTTCCTACAAAGAACACCTCGTGTGTCTTGTTTTGGCAATGGCCCTGGGATGGGCTAATATGCTCTATTTCACCAGAGGTTTCCAGTCCATGGGTATTTACAGTGTTATGATTCAAAAg gtCATCCTGCATGATGTGATAAAATTTTTAGTTGTCTATATCGTGTTTTTGCTGGGATTTGGCGTAG CTCTTGCTGCATTGATTGAAACTTGCCAAGATGGCAATGAATGCCATTCCAACAGCAGTCTGGGACCCGTTCTGATGGATCTTTTTAAGCTCACCCTAGGACTGGGTGATCTGGAGATCCAGCAAAATTCAAAGTATCCTGTACTATTTCTTCTGCTCCTTATAACTTATGTTGTGTTGACTTTTGTTCTTCTCTTGAACATGCTGATTGCGTTAATGGGAGAAACAGTGGAAGATATTTCTAAAGAGAGTGAGCACATCTGGAAACTTCAG AGAGCCAGAACTATTTTGGAATTTGAAAAATTCTTACCAAAACGTTTGAGGAAAAAATTCCAACTGGGAGAACGGTGTAAAGTGGCTGAAAATGACACCAGGGTGTGTTTAAG GATAAATGAAGTGAAATGGACCGAGTGGAAAACACATGTTTCATTTATTAATGAAGATCCAGGGCCAACAG ATCCAAGCAAAAGTCAAGATAATTCAAGAACTAATAGCAAAACCACCCTGAATACATTTGAAGAAATGGATGATTTGCCTGAAACGTCTGTTTAG
- the TRPV3 gene encoding transient receptor potential cation channel subfamily V member 3 isoform X3, which yields MDSPQSLQDDATEYSPNVDSCCANISQGPEQTSARKKLKKYIFRAVSEGNIEELQCLLTELKERSNACMNMAVPDYLMKKFTASDTGKTCLMKALLNINQNTNEIVNMLLSFAEENGILERFINAAYTEEAYKGQTALNIAIERRQYEITRSLIEKGADVNAHAQGIFFNPKHKHEGFYFGETALALAACTNQPDIIQLLMENTRTNITSQDSRGNNILHALVTVAEDFKTQNDFVIRMYDMILLKSKARNLETTRNKEGLTPLQLAAKTGKLEILKYILSREIRDKPNRSLSRKFTDWAYGPVQSSLYDLTELDTTADNSVLEIIVYNTNIGNRHEMLTLEPLNSLLRMKWKKFARHMFFMSCWFYFLYNVTLTLVSYHRPNENEAAPYPLALTRGVGWLQLSGQVMVMLGAIFLAIKESVAIFLLRPSDLQSILSDAWFHFAFFIQALLVIFSVFLYLFSYKEHLVCLVLAMALGWANMLYFTRGFQSMGIYSVMIQKVILHDVIKFLVVYIVFLLGFGVALAALIETCQDGNECHSNSSLGPVLMDLFKLTLGLGDLEIQQNSKYPVLFLLLLITYVVLTFVLLLNMLIALMGETVEDISKESEHIWKLQRARTILEFEKFLPKRLRKKFQLGERCKVAENDTRVCLRINEVKWTEWKTHVSFINEDPGPTDPSKSQDNSRTNSKTTLNTFEEMDDLPETSV from the exons ATGGACTCTCCACAGTCTCTTCAGGATGATGCAACTGAATATAGCCCTAATGTAGACAGCTGCTG TGCTAACATATCACAAGGACCTGAGCAGACCAGTGCCCggaagaagctgaaaaaatacatatttcgGGCTGTATCTGAGGGGAATATTGAAGAATTGCAATGTCTGCTCACCGAGCTGAAGGAACGATCAAACGCCTGTATGAACATGGCTGTGCCAG ATTATCTGATGAAAAAATTCACAGCTTCAGATACTGGCAAAACTTGTCTGATGAAAGCTCTGCTGAACATCAACCAAAACACAAATGAGATAGTGAATATGCTACTAtcctttgcagaagaaaacGGTATTTTGGAGAGATTTATCAATGCAGCATACACAGAAGAGGCATATAAAG GCCAGACAGCCCTAAATATTGCCATTGAAAGAAGACAGTATGAAATAACTCGGAGCCTAATAGAAAAAGGAGCTGATGTCAATGCTCACGCCCAGGGTATTTTCTTTAATCCCAAACATAAACATGAAGGCTTTTATTTTG GTGAAACTGCATTGGCATTAGCTGCATGTACCAATCAACCAGACATAATTCAACTGCTAATGGAGAATACAAGGACTAATATTACTTCTCAGGATTCCAGAGGAAACAATATCCTCCATGCATTAGTTACTGTGGCAGAGGACTTTAAAACCCAGAATGACTTTGTAATCAGAATGTATGATATGATTTTGTTGAAAAGTAAAGCCAGAAATTTGGAAACTACAAGGAATAAAGAGGGTTTGACGCCACTACAATTAGCTGCAAAAACCGGGAAATTAGAG ATTCTGAAATACATCCTGAGCAGAGAGATAAGAGATAAGCCTAACAGGAGCCTGTCAAGAAAATTCACAGACTGGGCTTATGGTCCTGTTCAATCTTCTCTTTATGATCTGACAGAACTAGATACCACTGCAGACAATTCAGTATTGGAAATTATAGTCTATAATACAAATATTGGT AACCGTCATGAAATGCTGACTTTGGAGCCCCTGAATTCACTCCTGCGAATGAAATGGAAGAAGTTTGCACGGCACATGTTCTTTATGtcatgctggttttatttcctatACAATGTAACTTTAACATTGGTTTCCTACCACAGGCCTAATGAAAATGAA GCTGCACCTTATCCACTAGCTTTAACACGCGGTGTGGGATGGCTGCAGTTATCGGGACAGGTGATGGTTATGTTAGGAGCAATATTTTTAGCCATAAAAGAG AGTGTAGCCATCTTTCTGCTTAGGCCTTCAGACCTACAGTCAATTCTCTCTGATGCGTGGTTCCACTTTGCGTT ttttataCAAGCTTTGCTTGTGATCTTCTCTGTCTTTTTGTACTTGTTTTCCTACAAAGAACACCTCGTGTGTCTTGTTTTGGCAATGGCCCTGGGATGGGCTAATATGCTCTATTTCACCAGAGGTTTCCAGTCCATGGGTATTTACAGTGTTATGATTCAAAAg gtCATCCTGCATGATGTGATAAAATTTTTAGTTGTCTATATCGTGTTTTTGCTGGGATTTGGCGTAG CTCTTGCTGCATTGATTGAAACTTGCCAAGATGGCAATGAATGCCATTCCAACAGCAGTCTGGGACCCGTTCTGATGGATCTTTTTAAGCTCACCCTAGGACTGGGTGATCTGGAGATCCAGCAAAATTCAAAGTATCCTGTACTATTTCTTCTGCTCCTTATAACTTATGTTGTGTTGACTTTTGTTCTTCTCTTGAACATGCTGATTGCGTTAATGGGAGAAACAGTGGAAGATATTTCTAAAGAGAGTGAGCACATCTGGAAACTTCAG AGAGCCAGAACTATTTTGGAATTTGAAAAATTCTTACCAAAACGTTTGAGGAAAAAATTCCAACTGGGAGAACGGTGTAAAGTGGCTGAAAATGACACCAGGGTGTGTTTAAG GATAAATGAAGTGAAATGGACCGAGTGGAAAACACATGTTTCATTTATTAATGAAGATCCAGGGCCAACAG ATCCAAGCAAAAGTCAAGATAATTCAAGAACTAATAGCAAAACCACCCTGAATACATTTGAAGAAATGGATGATTTGCCTGAAACGTCTGTTTAG